One region of Hoeflea sp. 108 genomic DNA includes:
- a CDS encoding universal stress protein, which translates to MVSKRLSKEAGHRRKFLAIVDETPECERAVAYASKRAQSTNGVLVLLYVIEPDDFQHWLGVEKIMREEATATANGALDTQAAKVRETLGIEPELVVREGRAADEIHKLIEDDQDIAILVLAAGAGKEGPGPLVSSIAGKSAAFPIPVTVVPQNLSDEDIASLA; encoded by the coding sequence ATGGTCTCCAAACGCCTCAGCAAGGAAGCCGGACACCGGCGCAAATTCCTGGCGATCGTCGACGAAACGCCCGAATGCGAGCGTGCGGTGGCCTATGCCTCCAAGCGGGCCCAGTCGACCAACGGTGTTTTGGTGCTGCTCTATGTCATCGAGCCCGATGACTTCCAGCACTGGCTGGGCGTCGAGAAGATCATGCGCGAAGAAGCAACCGCCACGGCCAATGGGGCGCTGGACACCCAGGCCGCCAAGGTGCGCGAGACGCTGGGCATCGAGCCGGAGCTCGTGGTCCGCGAAGGCCGCGCGGCGGACGAGATCCACAAGCTGATCGAAGACGACCAGGACATCGCCATCCTGGTGCTGGCCGCGGGCGCCGGCAAGGAAGGCCCGGGGCCGCTGGTCTCGTCGATCGCCGGCAAGAGTGCCGCCTTCCCCATTCCGGTCACGGTCGTGCCCCAGAACCTGTCCGACGAGGACATCGCCAGCCTGGCCTAA